The genomic region CGCGGCTTCCTGCGCGCGCTCACCGTGCCCCCGGCGGGCACCGAGGGTGTGCTGGCAACGGCACCACCGCGCGTCCTCGTCCTCTGGCCTGGCCTCCTCACCGTGGAGTGCGTCGTCGCCAGCGTGGAGTTCCATTACCGCCAGCTCGCCGTCGACGGACGCGTCCTCGTCTACACCGCCACCGTCACCTTCGAGGAGGTGCTCGACACCCGCGTCACCTCCGAGCAGCTGCGCCAGGAGGTGCCGTAGTGGCCCCTCACGCCGGCAGCCGCTACTCCTTCTCCCTCGGCCTCCGGGACGAGGCCGGCCACCTCTTCCTCAGCGAGAGAGTCCCCTACGGCTTCCAGCCCCACGCGGACACGCGCGTCCACCTCGTCGCCCAGGGAGACTCTCTCTGGGGGCTGGCCGGCCGCTACTTCGCGCCCCTGCCTCGCGCCTGCGGCTTCTGGTGGGCGATTGCGGACTACCAACCGGAGCCCATCATCGACGCGACGCTGGAGCTGGAGGCTGGGCGGCGCCTCTTCATCCCCTCGCTGCGCGTCCTCACCGACGTCATCCTCAGCGAGCAGCGGCGGAGGGCCAGCGAATGACGCGGCCCCTCGACAGGAGCGCGCCTGGCGTGCGCCTCACGCTGCTGGCACACGAGAAGGCCCGCGGCGGCGAGCCCCTCTCTCTTGAGGGCCGAGTCCTCGGCCTCACCTTCGAGGACTCCGCGACGAAGGCCGACAAGCTGTCCCTCCAGTTGGACAACTTCGACTTGTCCCTCTTCGACCGAGCTGAGCTCGTGGGCGGCGCGGTGCTGGAGGTGTCCTGGGGCTACCCGGGGCTCATGGCGCCGCCTCGGCGGGTGGTGGTGAAGAGGCTGAAGGGCTTTCAGGTGCTGACCATCGAGGGCCAGGCGCTCAGCGTCCTCATGCACCGCGAAGCGAAGACGCGCACCTGGAAGGGCAAGACGCGCGCCCAGGTGGTGCGTGAGGTGGCCGCCGAGTACGGCTATGAGGAGGACTCCATCCACGTCGAGGACACCGGAGAGTCCTTCGACACCATCCACCAGGCCGGGGAGACGGACGCGAGGCTCCTCCGTCGCCTGGCCGCGCGGGAGGAGTTCGAGTTCCACGTTGACGACAGGGGCCTCACCTTCGGCCCGCGCAACCAGGCCGCCGCGCCCACACAGGTGCTGTGGTGGTACGCCGACGCGGGCCGCGGCGACATCCTCTCCGTCAACGTCGAGTCGGAGCTGGGCCGTCGAGTGGGCCA from Myxococcus xanthus harbors:
- a CDS encoding phage late control D family protein, translated to MTRPLDRSAPGVRLTLLAHEKARGGEPLSLEGRVLGLTFEDSATKADKLSLQLDNFDLSLFDRAELVGGAVLEVSWGYPGLMAPPRRVVVKRLKGFQVLTIEGQALSVLMHREAKTRTWKGKTRAQVVREVAAEYGYEEDSIHVEDTGESFDTIHQAGETDARLLRRLAAREEFEFHVDDRGLTFGPRNQAAAPTQVLWWYADAGRGDILSVNVESELGRRVGQVGVRGRDAMAKATIEVQASSATVERTTLADFLEVVEKRTGTTSLQLRNSTTNVQPTSASTPAQAQRESEARFRRAEAGTVKLSLQVVGNPSLRAKSVVEVRGISSFLSGRYYVTEAKHVLSSSGYTTDLKLSRDGTGHRQQASPEKQGQPQGGQP